One genomic window of Saccopteryx bilineata isolate mSacBil1 chromosome 4, mSacBil1_pri_phased_curated, whole genome shotgun sequence includes the following:
- the GOLGA5 gene encoding golgin subfamily A member 5 has protein sequence MSWFADLAGKAEDLLNRVDQGAATALNRKENISSSVYSRNTDYPELHQQNTDLTYQTGPKANFISSAADNIRNKKATILAGTTNVKAGPKTAVEAPHPVENSSGPRPSAQFVRRKKSEPDDELLFDFLNSSQKEPSGRVEIKKEKVKTPVIQSSQAAGVSTMNTGVITIKTNEENPSGSQSHEASHNSDSGHEIQEDSSKENVSSSASCADLTPVPTDDSKSHELSNLRLENQLLRNEVQSLNQEMASLLQRTKETQEELNKARARIEKWNVDHSKSDRITRELRAQVDDLTEAVAAKDSQLAVLKVRLQEADQLLGARTDALEALQSEKSRIMQDHSEGSSLQNQALQTLQERLHEADAALKREQESYKQMQSEFAARLNKMEGERQNLAEAVTLAERKYSEEKKKADELQQQIKMCKSNLESSKQELIDYKQKATRILQSKEKLINTLKEGSGFEGLDSNMANSVELEELRHEKEMQREEIQKLMGQIHQLRSELQDMETQQVSEAESAREQLQDLQDQIAGHKASKQELEAELDRQKQEFHYIEEDLFRTKNTLQSRIQDREEEIQKLRNQLTNKALSNSSQSELESRLHQLTETLIQKQTLLEALSTEKNSLVFQLERLEQQLKAASGGNGSAINMSAVDSGEGTRLRNVPVLFNDTDTNLAGMYGKVRRAASSIDQFSIRLGIFLRRYPIARVFVIIYMALLHLWVMIVLLTYTPEMHHDQPHGK, from the exons ATGTCTTGGTTTGCTGATCTTGCTGGAAAGGCAGAAGACCTTTTAAACCGAGTCGATCAAGGGGCTGCAACAGCTCTCAATAGAAAAGAGAACATCAGTAGCAGCGTATATAGCAGAAACACTGACTATCCTGAACTTCACCAGCAAAATACAGATTTGACTTATCAGACTGGACCTAAAGCGAATTTTATTTCCTCAGCAGCTGataacattagaaataaaaaagccaCCATCTTAGCTGGCACCACCAATGTGAAAGCAGGGCCGAAGACAGCAGTGGAGGCTCCCCACCCTGTTGAAAACTCATCTGGTCCTAGGCCTTCAGCCCAGTTTGTTCGGAGGAAAAAGTCAGAGCCGGATGATGAACTGCTGTTTGATTTTCTAAATAGTTCACAGAAGGAACCTTCTGGGAGGGtggaaatcaaaaaagagaaggtCAAGACACCTGTCATTCAGAGTTCTCAGGCAGCAGGTGTCAGCACGATGAATACTGGTGTAATTACCATCAAAACCAATGAAGAAAATCCTTCTGGGAGCCAAAGCCATG AAGCCTCTCATAATTCCGATTCTGGCCATGAAATCCAAGAGGATTCTTCAAAGGAAAATGTATCATCAAGTGCTTCCTGCGCTGATCTCACCCCAGTACCTACTGATGACAGCAAATCACATGAACTGTCTAATCTTCGACTGGAGAATCAACTGCTCAGGAATGAAGTTCAGTCTTTAAATCAAGAAATGGCCTCATTACTGCAGAGAACCAAAGAAACTCAAGAAG aattAAACAAAGCAAGGGCAAGAATTGAAAAGTGGAATGTGGACCATTCAAAGAGTGACCGAATCACTCGCGAACTTCGAGCCCAGGTGGATGACCTGACCGAGGCCGTGGCTGCCAAGGACTCGCAGCTGGCTGTGCTGAAAGTGCGGCTCCAGGAGGCGGACCAGCTGCTGGGCGCGCGCACAGACGCCTTAGAAGCCTTGCAGAGTGAAAAGTCACG AATAATGCAGGATCACAGCGAAGGTAGTAGCCTGCAGAACCAAGCTTTGCAGACCCTTCAGGAGAGACTGCACGAGGCGGACGCCGCTCtgaagagagagcaggagagctaTAAACAAATGCAG AGTGAGTTTGCTGCACGCCtgaataaaatggaaggagaacgTCAGAATTTGGCAGAAGCAGTTACTCTGGCAGAAAGAAAATActcagaagagaagaagaaagctgACGAGCTACAGCAGCAAATTAAGATGTGTAAGTCCAACTTGGAGTCCTCCAAGCAGGAATTAATTGACTACAAGCAAAAAGCTACTCGAATACTCCAG tcCAAAGAAAAATTGATTAACACCTTAAAAGAAGGATCTGGTTTTGAAGGCCTAGACAGCAACATGGCTAACAGCGTGGAGCTAGAAGAACTTCGACATGAAAAGGAGATGCAAAGGGAAGAAATACAGAAGTTGATGGGTCAGATACATCAGCTGAGATCTGAATTGCAG GATATGGAGACTCAGCAGGTTAGTGAAGCAGAATCAGCAAGAGAACAGTTACAAGACCTGCAAGACCAGATAGCTGGTCATAAAGCATCCAAACAAGAACTCGAGGCAGAGTTGGACCGGCAGAAGCAG GAATTccattacatagaagaagatcTGTTCCGAACAAAGAACACATTGCAAAGCAGAATTCAAGATCGAGAAGAAGAAATTCAGAAACTGAGGAATCAG CTTACCAATAAAGCGCTCAGCAACAGCAGTCAGTCTGAGCTGGAAAGTCGCCTCCACCAGCTGACAGAGACGCTCATCCAGAAGCAGACCCTGCTGGAGGCTCTCAGCACGGAGAAGAACTCCCTGGTCTTCCAGCTGGAGCGCCTGGAGCAGCAGCTAAAAGCTGCCTCGGGCGGGAACGGCTCTGCCATTAACATGTCTGCCGTTGACAGTGGCGAAG GCACACGTCTGCGGAATGTTCCTGTTCTTTTTAATGACACAGACACTAATCTGGCAGGAATGTATGGAAAAGTTCGCAGAGCTGCTAGTTCAATTGACCAATTTAG TATTCGTCTGGGAATTTTTCTCCGAAGATACCCCATAGCACGAgtttttgtaattatatatatg GCTTTGCTCCACCTCTGGGTCATGATTGTGTTGTTGACTTACACACCGGAGATGCACCATGACCAGCCACACGGCAAGTGA